The nucleotide sequence GGCGTGCTGCTGCTGGGGCTCGACGCTCCTGCGGATACCCTCGCAGAGGGCTTCCGGGCCGCCGCCGCCCAGCGCTGGTGTCGCGGCTTCGCCGTCGGCCGCAGCATTTTCGGCGAGCCGGCCCGGAAATGGCTCGCCGGCGAGCTGGACGACGCCGGCCTGGTGGCGGCCGTCACCGGCCGCTACCGCGACATCGTTCGCCTCTGGCAGCAGGCCCGTGCCGCCACCGGCGCGCCGCAGCAAGCCTGAAGGAGGAACCCCATGGCCACCGTTCGACTCACCATGGCCCAGGCGCTGGTGCGCTACCTGGCCAACCAGCTCACCGAGGTGGACGGCGAGCGGATGCCGCTGTTCGGTGGGGTGTTCGCGATCTTCGGCCATGGCAACGTGGCCGGGCTCGGCGAGGCGCTGGCCGGTGCCGGCAACGCCCTGCCGACGCTGCGCGGCCACAACGAGCAGTCCATGGCCCACGTCGCCATCGCCTACGCGAAGACCTGGGATCGGCGACGGATGATGGCCTGCACCACCTCCATCGGGCCGGGGGCGACGAACCTCGTCACCGCCGCCGCCCTCGCCCATGTCAACCGCTTGCCCGTGCTGCTTCTGCCGGGGGATACCTTCGCCACCCGCGCCCCGGACCCGGTACTGCAGCAGATCGAGGACTTCGGCGACCCGACGGTGACGGCCAACGACTGCCTGCGCCCGGTGTCCCGCTACTGGGACCGCATCACGCGCCCCGAGCAGCTGTTACGCAGCCTGCCGGCCGCGCTCGCCACCCTGCTGGACCCGGCGGACTGCGGCCCGGTGACCCTGGCGCTGCCGCAGGACGTGCAGGCCGAGGCGTACGACTATCCGGAGACGTTCTTCGCGCCCCGGGTGCATCGGCCCCGCCGGCCCGCCCCGGACGCCACCGAGCTGGACGCCGCCGTGGCCCGACTGCGCGTTGCCGCGCGGCCGCTGATCGTCGCCGGCGGCGGCGTCCACTACGCCGGCGCCCGAGACACCCTGGACGCCTTCGCCCGCCGGCACGGAATCCCCGTGGCCGAGACCCAGGCGGGCAAGGGGGGGCTCAGCGCCGGGCATCCGTTGCAGGTGGGGGGCATCGGCGTCACGGGCAGCGCGGCCGCCAATGCCCTTGCCGCCGAGGCGGACGTCGTGCTTGCCGTCGGCACCCGCCTGGCGGACTTTCCTACCGCCTCCCGCTCCATTTTCCGCGGTTCCGGTGTGTGCCTGATTGGCCTCAACGTGCAGCCCTTCGACGCCGTGAAGCATGACGGCGAGCCGCTGGTCGCGGACGCCCGGGTGGGCCTAGAGGCCCTGGGCGCGGGCCTCGGCGACTACGCCGCGCCGGCCGCCTGGACCGATGCGGCGCAGCGCGGCTGGCGCGAGTGGAACGCCGTGATCGACCGGGTTACCGCCGACGACGGCCGCGAGCGCCCGAGCGACATGCAGGTGCTGGGCGCGGTGAACCGCTTCAGCGACGAGCGTGGCGTCGTGGTCTGCGCCGCTGGCGGTCTGCCCGGGGAGCTGCACAAGCTCTGGCGGGTGAAGGCGCCGGGCGGCTATCACCTGGAGTATGGCTACTCCTGCATGGGCTACGAGATCGCCGGCGGGCTCGGCGTCAAGCTGGCTGCACCGGAGCGCGAGGTCTTCGTCCTGGTGGGCGACGGCAGCTACCTGATGCTGAATTCCGAGCTCGCGAGCTCGGTGGCGCTCGGCGCCAAGCTTATTGTCGTGCTGCTGGACAACCGCGGCTACGGCTGCATCCACCGCCTGCAGACGAGCTGTGGCGGCGCGCCGTTCAATAACCTCTTCGAAGACACCCGCCACGCCGGTGACGGGGCACCCACGGTGGACTTCGCCGCCCACGCCCGGGCGCTCGGCGCCGAGAGCGAGAAGGTCACCGGCATCGCCGGCCTGGAGGCGGCCCTCGGCCGCGCCCGGGCCGCCCGCCGCAGCTATGTCGTGGTCATCGACACCGACCCCGGTCCGGCCACCGCCGAGGGCGGTGCCTGGTGGGACGTCCCCGTGGCCGAGACCTCGGCGCGCGAGGCGGTGCGCGAAGCCCGGCGCGGCTACGAGGCCGCGAAGCGCGACCAGCGTCACTGAGCGCGACCACGAGCGGAGCGACCATGAGCGTGCGACTGGCCATCAACCCGATCACCTGGTCCAACGACGACATGCCGAGTCTCGGCGGCGACACGCCGCTGCAGACCTGCCTCGCCGAGGCCCGGCAGGCCGGCTTCGAGGGCATCGAGCTGGGCAACAAGTTCCCGCGCGAGCCACAGGCCCTGCGCGCGGAACTGGACGCCTTCGGCCTCACCCTGGCCTCCGGCTGGTACAGCGCACGGCTGCTGGAGCGCAGCGCCGAGGCGGAGATCGCGGCCGTGCAGCCCCATCTCGAGCTGCTGCACGCCCTCGGAGCGCCGGTCATGGTCTTCTGCGAGACCACTGGCTGCGTGCATGGCGACCGCGATGCTCCGCTCTCCCGCCGCCCGGTGCTGGGCGCGGGCGACTGGCGCCGCTTCTGCGCGCGCCTGAACAGGGTGGCCGAGCACCTGGCCGGGCAGGGCGTGCCGATGGCCTATCACCATCACATGGGCACCGTAGTGGAGACCGAGGCCGAGGTGGACCGGCTGATGGCGGACACCGACGAGCACGTGGGCCTGCTGCTGGATACGGGCCATCTCGCCTACGCCGGCGGCGATCCGGTGGCGGTGGCCGAGCGCCACGGCCGGCGCATCAACCATCTGCACACCAAGGATCTGCGCGCCGACGTGGTCGCGGCCATGCAGGCCAGGGACAGCAGTTTCCTGGACGCCGTGCTCGCCGGCGCGTTCACCGTCCCCGGCGACGGCAGCCTCGACTTCCGCGCCGTGCTCGAGGCGCTGCGCGCCTGGGGCTACGCTGGCTGGATCGTGGTCGAGGCCGAGCAGGACCCGGCGCGGGCCCATCCGCTCACCTACGCCTGCCTCGGACACGACACCCTGAGCCGACTGGTGGCGGAGACCGGAATCGGGCGCCCACCCGGCGCCTGAGCCGGCCGCCGAGCTCACAGATACGAGGGAGGGCGTCATCGTGCCCGATCTACTGGTGAGACCCCACGAACCGGATGCCGAGGGCCGCGTGCTCTTGGTCACACCGGAGTCCGCCGGCTGGCAGCACGTCGGCTTCGAGGTGGTCCGGTTGCGCCCTGGCGAAGTGCTGGAGCGCGCCACCGGGCGGCGCGAGCTCGGCGCCGTGATGCTCGGTGGCCGCGCGGGTGCCCGCACCGAAGACCGCGACTGGGGGGATATCGGCGAACGGGAGGACGTGTTCGATGGCACGCCGGCCTGCGTGCTCTACGTCCCGGCCGGCGACCGCATGCGCCTGGAGGCCCGTACCGCGGTCGAGGTGGCCCTGTGCACCGCGCCTGGGCAGGGTACGCACCCGGCGCGGCTGATTCGGCCGCAGGACGTCGAGACCATGAGCCGGGGCACCGGCCCCATGCGCCGGCGCATCCACAATCTGCTGCCGGAGACCGAGCCGGCGGACAGCCTGCTGCTGGTGGAGGTCTACACCCCGGGTGGCAACTGGTCGAGCTATCCGCCGCACAAGCACGACACCGACGTCCCGGGCCGGGAAACCCCTCTGGAGGAGACCTACTACCACCGCGTGAACCCGCGCCAGGGCTTCGCCTTCCAGCGCGTCTACAGCGACGCGGGGGATCTGGACGAGGCGCTGGCCGTGCAGGACGGTGACTGCGTACTCGTGCCCCGTGGCTACCATCCGGTGGGTGCACCGGCCGGCTACGATCTCTACTACCTGAACGTCATGGCGGGGCCGAAGCGGCAGTGGCTGTTCACCAACGACCCGCGCCATGAGTGGCTGTTCGAGGGAATCCGCAGCGACTGAAGGCGCTGCCATCGGTTGCGCCCGCAGGACGGATGGCACCTGAGCCGGTCGGCACCGCGGCGCCGCCGACACCATCCCGCGCTTGCCGCGTTCCAGCGGACGCTGCTAGTTTCTGCCCCACCGGGCAGGAGGCGATGGGGCCGCGATCGGCGGGCGCGTTCCCCGGTCAGGAACAAGGCTTTCCAGGGCACAACTTGGGGGAACACGCCATGCGGGGCTTTCGACTCACCGCCGGGGCGCTGCTCGCGGCCGGGATGCTCATGAGCGCCGGGGCAGGTGCGCAGTCGTACGCCGATACGGTCTGGGAGCAGCTCCAGTCCCACTACGACTTCCTGTCCGGGCGCAATTTCACGCCGGACAATTACGTCATGGGCAAGCTGGCGCAGGGGCGCACCGACTCCTGGCGCCTGCACTTCGACGGCGGCCGGCAGTACGTGGTCACCGGCGCCTGCGACAGCGACTGCAATGATCTCGACCTCGCCATCCTGGACGACAAGGGCAACAGCCTCGTGTCGGACAACGAGACGGACGACTACCCGGTGCTGGAATTCCGGCCGTCCGCCTCGGGGCAGTACACCGTCGAGGTGGAGATGTACGCCTGCGACGTGGAGCCCTGCTACTTCGGTTTCGCCAAATTCCGGCAGTAGACCCATGACCGCCGGGTGCGGGGGCTCGTGCCCGTCCGCCCGGCGGCGCTACTATGGCCTGCAGCGCGCAGTCACCGGAGTCCCCAGGCCATGACCGTCACCTTCCGCAGCCCCGCCGCCGGCGATGTCACCATGTTGCGCGCCCATGCCGTGCATCTGCTCGGGCTGATGGGTCTGAGCGGGCGCATTCCGAGCGCCCTCGGCCCGGAGGACATCCCCCGCGTTCGTGACCGCCTGCGTCAGGCGATCGAGGCCGGGGCACCGGCGCCGCCGGACCCGGAGGCCCGTCAGTTCGAGGAGGAGGACGACGAGCAGGAGGGCGAGACCCGGGTCGGCCTTGCCCAGCGTGCCTGGCCACTGATCCAGCTGCTGGATGCCGCGGAGAAGGCCGGCGAGCACGTCACCTGGGACGAGCGCTGACCTCGCGTCGGGGCCGCCGCGCAGCCGGTCGCAGAGGGGGGCTTCTCCCGCAGCGGTGAACACACCCGCCGGCAAGATGGTCTGACGGGGAGCATACAGACTCCGGGACGACACATGACCGCCTTCCGCCGGACTATCGCCGCCGCCCTGGCCGCGCTCGGACTTGCCGCCGTCGCCCCGCCGGCGCCTGCGGACGAGGCCGTGGCCACCTTCGCCGGGGGCTGCTTCTGGTGCATGGAGCCCCCCTACGACGACATCGAGGGCGTGCTCGCCACCACCTCCGGCTACATGGGTGGCCACGTCGAGGACCCCACCTACGAGCAGGTGACTGCCGGCGGCACCGGACATGCGGAAGTCGTGCAGGTCACCTACGACCCCGAACGGGTGAGCTACGAGCGGCTGCTGGCCATCTACTGGCGCAACGTCGACCCCTTCGACGCCGACGGCCAGTTCTGCGACCGTGGTGACTCCTACCGCCCCGAGATCTTCGTCCACAGTGCGGAGCAGCGGCGCCTCGCCGAGGCGAGCCGCGCCGAGCTGCAGACGCGCTTCGAGCGGGAGATCGTCGTGCCCGTCACGGAGGCAGGCGAGTTCTACGCGGCGGAGGACTACCACCAGAACTACTATCAGGAGCACCCCATCCGCTATCGCGTGTATCGCAGGCTCTGCGGTCGCGACGGGCGGCTCGAGGAGATCTGGACCGACGGCAAGGCCCTGGATCCGGCTTTTCTCTAGTCACCGATTCACCGCGGCGGGGTGAGCCCGGGTCGGCGGGCTCCCGGGGCAGGCCCCAGGAATCCTTGCCGTGCATGGCTATGCCCTCGTTCACTCAAAGGTGATAGCGCGGGTCCGTGCCTCCTGTCTATGCTGCATTGAAGGACGGGGCATCCGGGCTGGCTGCGCCGGCGTGAAGGTCTATTGCGGGAGGGGTCCCCATGAGCTGGCAGGACTGCGCCGAACCCGTCTCCGAGTATGCCCCGGTCGATGTCGATCCGGTCGAGCTCGTGGTCATCCCCCGGACCAGCGACCTCGGCGGCTTCGAGGTGCGCCGGGCGCTGCCCTCGCGGCAGAAGCGCATGGTGGGGCCGTTCATCTTCTTCGACGAGATGGGGCCGAGCGAATTCGTCCTCGGCAGCGGGCTGGACGTGCGCCCGCACCCGCACATCGGCCTCGCGACGCTGACCTACCTCTTCCGCGGCGAGATCCTGCATCGCGACAGCCTCGGCACCGTGCAGCCCATCCGCCCGGGGGAGGTGAACTGGATGACCGCCGGCCGCGGCATCGCCCACTCCGAGCGCACACCCCCCGAGCTGCGCTCCCGCTCGACGACGCTCTTCGGCATCCAGGCCTGGGTGGCGCTGCCCGAGCGCCACGAGGAGACCGCGCCGGAGTTTGCCCATCACGCCGGGGCGGCGCTGCCCATGATCGACGACGGGGGCCTGCGCGTGCGCGTCATCGCCGGCGGCCTCGGCGGCGAGCGCTCGCCGGTGAAGACCCTCTCCGACACCCTCTACGCCGGCGCCGAGCTCGACCCCGGCGCGGTGCTGCCGGTGGATGCCGGCTACGAGGAGCGTGCCCTCTACATCGCCGAGGGCGAGGTGGAGATCGGTGGCCGCCGCCACGGCGCCCGGCAGCTGCTGGTCCTGCGCCCGGGCGACACGGTGGCCGTGGCGGCGATCCAGCCGACCCGGCTCCTCGTGCTGGGTGGCGAGCCCATGGACGGCCCGCGCTACATCTGGTGGAACTTCGTCTCCTCGCGCAGGGATCGCATCGAACAGGCCAAGGCCGACTGGCGCGGCGGGCGCTTCGACCGCGTTGTGGAGGAGAACGAGTTCATCCCGCTGCCGGACATGCCGGGCCCGTGACGGCGCCCCGTCGAATAGCGCCGCCCGGCTCTCGGGTCCGGGGCTCAGCCGTATCGATCCGCGCGGCAGCCGCGGGCAGGCCCGCGGTCGCGCCGTCCCCGCTCACAAGGCCACCACGCGCTCGGGGCCGAGCAGTCGCCGGTACACCTCCGCCAACTCGCTATCCCGCAAGGCCCGCTGCGCCTGACGGGGGGTCATGCCGACATAGCGTCTAACGGCGCGGCAGAGATGGCTCTGATCCGCGTAGCGCGCGTCCTGGGCCACGCTGACCAGATCCTTGCGGGTCTGTAGCCGGGCGAGTGCCGCCTGAAAGCGACCGATGTCGTCGACGCTGCGCCGGGGCAGTCCGTGGATCGCTCGGTATTGGCGCTGGCGCTGCCGGAGGCTTAGCGGCCTTGACGCATGATCTGGAGGAACCGCATGCGCTCGTTGCAGTGCGACCAGCACGGCCTCGATGAACGGTACCAGGGCCTTCCGGGGTTGGGGCGCCGGCCAGGGTAGGGTCCGATCGGGTGAGAGCGCCTCCCGCAAAGCGATGCGCTGGTCCACGAGTCGGGCGACGTCGAGCCCGGCGACCTGAAGCCACGCCGGGGACACCAGGACCATGACGAGGCTCAGGCGCGCGGTTGCCCGGTACTCGTAGGCCCGCGTGGAAGGGCCTGCAATAGTCCATTCCCCAGCCGGGAAGCTGTCCGCCTCGCGGCTTATTCGCCCGTCCAGGGCGATGCTCAGTACGGCCGCGTTGGCGGGCAGTGAGCGGCCATGCCAGGGTCCGCGACGGCGCAGTTGCCCCTCCAGCCCGATGATGCCGAAAACGCCCTGCGGCAGCACCGACCGGGGCGGACGGGCCACGACCAGATCCATCTCGGCGCCCCGGTGTCGCAAACGTTCAATACCGGGCTCCATTGCGGCGCCATGCTTGCTCGAAGCCATCACGCTACCGGCTGGAGTATCTGTCGTGAGAGCGATGGGGATATTACGCCACGGCGGCGTCCAGGAGCTACGGCACCTCGAGCTCGAGAAGCCCGAGCCCGGCGTCGGGGAGGTGCGGGTGCGCGTGGTTTGCAGCGCCATGAATCCCGCCGATATCCGCGCCCGCGAACCGTCGCCAGCGCGTCGCATACCCCGTAGCTTTCCCCTGGTGACGGGCTACGACGTGGCCGGCGAGGTGGACGCCATCGGCCCGGGGGTGTCGGATCTCCAGATCGGCGACCCGGTTCACGGCTCGCCCGACCTGTTACGGCAGGGCGCCCATGCGGAATATGTCATCGTCGACCATCGGCGCCTGCGAAAAATCCCCTCCGGCTGGTCGTGGGAGATGGCGGCAGCGCTGCCGCTGGCCGGCGTCACCGCCCTCGAATGCCTTGAGCGGGCGAGGCAGACGGTGGCCGCGGAACGGGTACTGATCCACGCCGGTGCAGGCGGGGTCGGTCATCTGCAGATCCAGCTGGCCCGTGCCATGGGGCTCGAGGTCTGGACCACGGCGGGCCGGGACGAGAGCGTCGCCCTCTGCAGCCAGCTTGGCGCCAGGCGCGTGATCGATTATCGCCACGCGAGCTTCGTGGCAGCCTGCCGGGAGGCATTGCCGCCGCTGCGGATCATCTTCGACAACGTCGGCGGTGCCTGTTTCGAGGACTCCCTGGAGGCGATCGGGCCGATGGGGGTGCTGGTGTCCAT is from Spiribacter halobius and encodes:
- the msrA gene encoding peptide-methionine (S)-S-oxide reductase MsrA, translated to MTAFRRTIAAALAALGLAAVAPPAPADEAVATFAGGCFWCMEPPYDDIEGVLATTSGYMGGHVEDPTYEQVTAGGTGHAEVVQVTYDPERVSYERLLAIYWRNVDPFDADGQFCDRGDSYRPEIFVHSAEQRRLAEASRAELQTRFEREIVVPVTEAGEFYAAEDYHQNYYQEHPIRYRVYRRLCGRDGRLEEIWTDGKALDPAFL
- the iolD gene encoding 3D-(3,5/4)-trihydroxycyclohexane-1,2-dione acylhydrolase (decyclizing): MATVRLTMAQALVRYLANQLTEVDGERMPLFGGVFAIFGHGNVAGLGEALAGAGNALPTLRGHNEQSMAHVAIAYAKTWDRRRMMACTTSIGPGATNLVTAAALAHVNRLPVLLLPGDTFATRAPDPVLQQIEDFGDPTVTANDCLRPVSRYWDRITRPEQLLRSLPAALATLLDPADCGPVTLALPQDVQAEAYDYPETFFAPRVHRPRRPAPDATELDAAVARLRVAARPLIVAGGGVHYAGARDTLDAFARRHGIPVAETQAGKGGLSAGHPLQVGGIGVTGSAAANALAAEADVVLAVGTRLADFPTASRSIFRGSGVCLIGLNVQPFDAVKHDGEPLVADARVGLEALGAGLGDYAAPAAWTDAAQRGWREWNAVIDRVTADDGRERPSDMQVLGAVNRFSDERGVVVCAAGGLPGELHKLWRVKAPGGYHLEYGYSCMGYEIAGGLGVKLAAPEREVFVLVGDGSYLMLNSELASSVALGAKLIVVLLDNRGYGCIHRLQTSCGGAPFNNLFEDTRHAGDGAPTVDFAAHARALGAESEKVTGIAGLEAALGRARAARRSYVVVIDTDPGPATAEGGAWWDVPVAETSAREAVREARRGYEAAKRDQRH
- the iolB gene encoding 5-deoxy-glucuronate isomerase; translation: MPDLLVRPHEPDAEGRVLLVTPESAGWQHVGFEVVRLRPGEVLERATGRRELGAVMLGGRAGARTEDRDWGDIGEREDVFDGTPACVLYVPAGDRMRLEARTAVEVALCTAPGQGTHPARLIRPQDVETMSRGTGPMRRRIHNLLPETEPADSLLLVEVYTPGGNWSSYPPHKHDTDVPGRETPLEETYYHRVNPRQGFAFQRVYSDAGDLDEALAVQDGDCVLVPRGYHPVGAPAGYDLYYLNVMAGPKRQWLFTNDPRHEWLFEGIRSD
- a CDS encoding pirin family protein, with amino-acid sequence MSWQDCAEPVSEYAPVDVDPVELVVIPRTSDLGGFEVRRALPSRQKRMVGPFIFFDEMGPSEFVLGSGLDVRPHPHIGLATLTYLFRGEILHRDSLGTVQPIRPGEVNWMTAGRGIAHSERTPPELRSRSTTLFGIQAWVALPERHEETAPEFAHHAGAALPMIDDGGLRVRVIAGGLGGERSPVKTLSDTLYAGAELDPGAVLPVDAGYEERALYIAEGEVEIGGRRHGARQLLVLRPGDTVAVAAIQPTRLLVLGGEPMDGPRYIWWNFVSSRRDRIEQAKADWRGGRFDRVVEENEFIPLPDMPGP
- the iolE gene encoding myo-inosose-2 dehydratase; this encodes MSVRLAINPITWSNDDMPSLGGDTPLQTCLAEARQAGFEGIELGNKFPREPQALRAELDAFGLTLASGWYSARLLERSAEAEIAAVQPHLELLHALGAPVMVFCETTGCVHGDRDAPLSRRPVLGAGDWRRFCARLNRVAEHLAGQGVPMAYHHHMGTVVETEAEVDRLMADTDEHVGLLLDTGHLAYAGGDPVAVAERHGRRINHLHTKDLRADVVAAMQARDSSFLDAVLAGAFTVPGDGSLDFRAVLEALRAWGYAGWIVVEAEQDPARAHPLTYACLGHDTLSRLVAETGIGRPPGA
- a CDS encoding quinone oxidoreductase family protein — encoded protein: MGILRHGGVQELRHLELEKPEPGVGEVRVRVVCSAMNPADIRAREPSPARRIPRSFPLVTGYDVAGEVDAIGPGVSDLQIGDPVHGSPDLLRQGAHAEYVIVDHRRLRKIPSGWSWEMAAALPLAGVTALECLERARQTVAAERVLIHAGAGGVGHLQIQLARAMGLEVWTTAGRDESVALCSQLGARRVIDYRHASFVAACREALPPLRIIFDNVGGACFEDSLEAIGPMGVLVSIVPTPSQQIAERLFLKAATVTHHVMGAATFTGIDPDAQGLALQRLVTLAESRAVAPHVSAVYRVRDLARAHEHLERGRTLGKVVIRVADGW
- a CDS encoding DUF1840 domain-containing protein, whose product is MTVTFRSPAAGDVTMLRAHAVHLLGLMGLSGRIPSALGPEDIPRVRDRLRQAIEAGAPAPPDPEARQFEEEDDEQEGETRVGLAQRAWPLIQLLDAAEKAGEHVTWDER
- a CDS encoding AraC family transcriptional regulator — encoded protein: MDLVVARPPRSVLPQGVFGIIGLEGQLRRRGPWHGRSLPANAAVLSIALDGRISREADSFPAGEWTIAGPSTRAYEYRATARLSLVMVLVSPAWLQVAGLDVARLVDQRIALREALSPDRTLPWPAPQPRKALVPFIEAVLVALQRAHAVPPDHASRPLSLRQRQRQYRAIHGLPRRSVDDIGRFQAALARLQTRKDLVSVAQDARYADQSHLCRAVRRYVGMTPRQAQRALRDSELAEVYRRLLGPERVVAL